DNA from Eucalyptus grandis isolate ANBG69807.140 chromosome 5, ASM1654582v1, whole genome shotgun sequence:
TGCATTTGCAAGTTGTACCTCTAAAGAAACCCAATACATACAAGCTATTTTATTGGAATCGAGTGAGACTGATACTGAAGCATTCTTCAACAATCTTGCTACACGCACCGACCACCGATACATTTCCTTGGATTGCCGCATACTAGGAGGCTGAATCCGAAAGCAGCACATCCTAATTCATCCATCAGAGCAAACATATATCTAGGAACCAAGAGCAATTCCAGACGTCCAAGTACTTCCCTGTCAAGCTGCAGAAACCAAGCTTTTCTTTGAATCAATCCAATAGCTAAGCGATTGAAATTCGTAcaagaaacaataaaagaagaagaagaagaagaagcaaggcGTTTTATTTTGGATTTCATAGCACCAAAACAGAGTTCTAGTAACCTGACAGTACTCGAGAATGTGCGTTCACATTGCAGGCCTCATGCTACTTTAAATTATGTACAGATAAGAATGGTGGAAAATAACAACTATCATCTTCAAAGAACGATCTTCAGTTATGTGTTTTACCAGTACGTTTGCATTTGCCTAAACAATACAGAATGTATAGCaatgagagaagagaaaagttctaataaaatttatgttataaACCTGTTGTTCATTTTTGTCCGTGTAAGCCCCTTGCGAAGAGTTTCTCTCTAATCTTTTGCAGCTGATTTGCAGCTCCGCTCATGCTCATCCGTCTCCCAGGCATTTCATCGGAGCAAGTGACTCCAATATTATATACTGTAACCAAGCACTCTTGAAAAATGCCATCGCTTTCGGAGAGCCAATGCCGATGGCTACTGGTGCTTAAatgattctctctttcttgaagtAGAATGCAATCCGTAATTTCCATCACTCGTTCAGGTAAAGCTTCAGCCACAAAACTATGAATAGTCAAATTGTCTCTAAATATGTCATCGGTGGGACTCAACCCTGTGAACATCTCCAATAAGAGAATGCCATAACTATAGATATCACCTTCTCTTGAAACCTCACATCCCATTGCATATTCTGTGACAAATGTAGATCATAGTGGGGTGAAATTTGAAGTACGGATCACTAAAGCAGAATGTAATAGGCATAAGAGGTATCATGCAGCTACCAAACTCACAAAGTGACccatcaacattttttttacattaattaaaatttttttgtccaAATGAGAGAATTACCCGGTGGAGCATAACCAATTGTTCCTCTTATGCCCATTGAGCTCATTTGATTAGCTACATTATCAATGGATGATCCAAGGAGGAACTTAGCCAATCCAAAGTCACCAACATGGGCGACCATGTCAGCATCTAAAAGGATATTGCCAggctttagatcacaatgaaCAATGGGGATGTGGCACTGGTGATGAAGATAATCCAATGCAGAAGCAACACCAATAGCAACATTTATCCTatgagagaaattcaatttctgggCAGGTTCGTTCCTGTGAGATGGTGTTGGGTTTGGGTGTAGCCACCTTTCTAGGCTTCCCTTTTCCATGTACTCATAAACTAAGGCCTTAAAATCATTTTGCTGATAATCAATACCCGAGCAAATTGTCAATATCTTTAGAAGATTTCGATGTCTGATATTCTTTAATGCCTCGCACTCCGCCGTGAAGCTCTTTAGAGCACCACGATGCACTAAATGAAGCACCTTCACTGCAACAGTTGTACCATTCTCCTCAATTATCCCCTTGTAAACAGAACCAAAGCTTCCAACACCAATCAAATTCATTGAAGAAAAACCATCGGTTGCTTTTAGGAGTGTGCGATAAGATATGTATGGCCATGAATCCTCCATGGAAGTTGAAATCGAttcttttactttcttctttaaCCAACAAAGATACAAAAAAACTAGAGTAAGAGTTATTCCAAGGATGCCAAAAATAATACAAGCCGACGATACCAATATAtggatttttcttctcttggaGCTTTTGGAGATGCATTCGGGAAGGTGAAATGCCGGCAATCCCCCACAAAGCGCATCGTTCCCAATAATAGAAGTCATGCTAGCATTCTTAAAGACTCCTTCACGCGGTAGCATGCCTTCAAAGCTATTGTAAGAcaaattcaaaagtttcaagGAATGAAATAACACTAAGAATTCTGGAATCTGACCCGACAAATTGTTGCGTGAAAGatctagttcttcaatgccTCCTAAGGATCTGATCGATTGAGGAATGGACCCGTTGAAGAAGTTTCCCCCCATCCTTAGAAATGTCAATCCAGTGCAATCCCCTAAACTATTTGGGATTTCACCTACCAACATATTGTCAAAGATTTCCAACTCAGTCAGAGTTCTCAAGTTCCCTACTTCTATGGGTAGAACCCCACTCAGACGGTTACGAGACAAGCTCAGAAAGATTGTTATCGATGAGAGACCTATGAGCTGTGGGGGTATGGAACCGCTAAGATTGTTACTAGAAAGATCAAGTCCCCTGGAGAGATTGGCACTTCGATAGATGTGAGGGAATTTgcccatgaaagttgttcagACCAAGACTTAGTATGATCAACTTAGTTAGATTTCCTAAAGAAGTGGGGATTGTCCCTCTTAGGTTGTTACTGCCTAAGTACAATTTCACTAGATTTTGTAAATTCCCAATATTTGGGGGGATCCCACCTGAAAACTTGTTAACATTCAAACTTAACACTTCTAGGTTGACTAGATTTCCAATTTCTTGAGGAATCTTACCAAACATTAGGTTCTCGCCAACGTTGAATGACTTGAGAGTGCTCGAGAAATTACCTATGCATTTGGGTAATGCCCCACCGAGTCTGTTCTGATCAATTTGGAAGTGCTTTAATTCTGTGTAGTTTGTAAATGAGCATACAAAGCTCAAGTCTTTAGAATTTCCACTTCCCAGCTCGTTATCATAGATGGAAAAAACCCAAAGCTTGGGCATATTTCTAAAAGAAGGCACTTTCCCTGAAAACTTGTTGCTTCCGAATTCAATGGACTTTAGATTTGTCCAATTGGACATTGAAGGAGGAATTGGTCCCTCAAATTGGTTATTGGCAATGCTAAAAGCTCGAATATTTGGGAGCGTCAAGCCTAAGTCTATAGGAAGACTCCCCAACATCCGGTTAAATGCCATGTCAAACCAAACTAGAGAAGAGAGATTGAGCAACGAGGACGGAATTGTGCCCGACAATCTATTTTCtgtgaataaaataaattgtaaatttgTTAGGCAACCTAGAACTTTGGGAATGCTCCCGCCCAAGTTATTTGACATGAGTTGAAGAACATGCAGTGAAGAAAGGTTTCCGAAGGAGGAAGGCACATTCCCAGAGagtgcatttttataaaaggaTAAATACCTAGCTTTGACAATGAACCGAGTTCTGAGGGAATTTCTCCGGTTAGTTGGTTGGAGTCAATACTAACGACTACTAATTTTGAGCAACTTGACACGTTTCTGGGAATTTCTCCAGCCAGTGAATTGTTGTCTAGCTGCAGCCAACATAGGCGGCGCAACCGCCCGATTTGCGGggggatttctccaacaagacTATTATTTTGGAGATTAATGTCACTCAAGAAGCTTAGATTTCCTATATAAGGAGAGATGGACCCTGACAATCCTAGTGAGTACAAATTCAGGACCGTGACTCTTTGGTGTCTCAAGCCACACCTAACTCCATACCAATGGCAAAATCCAATGGTGTCATTCCACGAGTCAAGCACCAAATAAGGGTCTTTGATTGCAGCCTTAAATGCAAGGAGTGCGAGTTTGTCGGTTTCATTTGTGGTGGAGGAGACTAGGACAAGGCACAATGCAAGCACAAGACAAAGAAGGAAACATCATGATTGTAATTGTGCAAAACTAAAGTGCGCAAGCTCCATAGCTTGAGCAGAAGTGGGTAGATATGAAGGGAAGGACCATAAGAGGAAATGAGAGATGTGGGGAGTGCTGATGCAAATTGCGAAGAGATTTATAAGGAGGGGTGGAGTCTTGATGGAGAGCATTTTGAAGAGCCTTtctagttttcctttttccatgtCATAGACAAAGCCAAAACAACGGCAAATGAGTAGCAGTCAACTATCAACCACCCGACCTTGGCTCCAGCACTCAACGCATTGGAGAAGTTGCACTACTTTTTCCTCTAGATCATCACAAGTAAATGATGTTGACTTGGTAGCCAGTGTTCCTAACCATCCATTGTTTTTGCTCAGTCACCCATTATGATAATACATAGAAATCATAGTTAAAATTATATACAGTTGATCTTTTGAGTTGAGTCCACTTCTAGCTAGATGACTATCTTTGTTATATTTACTTTTAGGTTGAGCCTGTTGTACAAGTTGGATCAATCACTGAACGGTGTTCTCGGGGTTGAAAATTGGGGGAAGCTCCACTGTTGTAATATTGACTACAAGAATTTGCATTGCACCCGCTAGAGAAATTCAATACATGGAAGTTACATGTTAGGATTGAGTGAGACCGATTATATTGAGGCATACTGGGATAATACCTACTATGCACATCAAGCGTGGATGCATATCTTCAAATTGCCGCATTCTAGAAGGTTGAATCTGAAAGTTATGCTACCTTATTCACACACCGAAGCAATGGTATTGCTTATATATGACCGAACATGGATCTAGGTAGAGAGTAATTCTTGACATCAATTATCTTGTGCTACAACTAAGCAACGGAGAGCCACTATTCCTACTCACATTATAGAACCGAAGCTTTTGTTGAATCGGATTTCTAATAGCTCATTGATTGCAATTCATCTTAGTGAGCATCAtacaagtcaaaagaaaaaaaaaagaagcaagggaattttatttgaatttattttaaaatgttgtAACACCAAAATAGAGTTTTAAGTAAACTAACGTAGTCAAGAACCGATGTTCATCCAGGCTTAAAGTTTAAAATACTTACAGATACAGATGGCAAATGGTAATCAACTATTATCTTTAAGTAAAAGATCTCTAGTTATATATTTTACCCGTAAATTTGCGTTTGGGTAAATAAGACTAAATATATAGCAACTAGAGAAGATAaaacttaataaattttatcatacgaTGTATGTAAACCCAATGCAAAGAGTTTTCCGTAATTTTTTACAGCtaatttcagagagagagagagagagagagagagagagagagagagagagagagagagagaaatttggtgAAAAGATGTGCTTTAACTAAAATTGATGTGGATATAACCCCGCCTTTGTTGTTATTCTATAAAATCATATATATGATTTTAATTGtttctttaataatattttattgttgTAGAGTTTTAGAAATTTGCTCAAGTTTAGTAAGTTTTAGTTTAATATATTTGTTGAtaattgattattgtttgtgAAAATTAAGATGTGGGTcttataatttaaataagtaCTAGAATTTTGAAGggcctttcttgtttttttttttttttctttttcatatcgCAAACAATGCTAAAAACAATGGCGAAGTGAGTAGCTATCAACCATCAACCACCCGACCTTGGCTCTAGCACTAACACATTGGAGAAGTTGCACTACTTTTTTCCTCCATACCATCACAAGTAAACGATATTGACTCGATAGCCAGTCTTCTTAACCATCCATTGGTTTTTTGCTTAGTCACTTGTTATGATAATACATAGAAATCATAGTTAAAGTTCTATACGATTGATCTTTTGAGTTGAACCTGCTTCAAACAGGATAACTATCTTGCTTATATTTACTTTAGGTTGAACTCATTGTACAAGTTGGATCAATCACAATAGTCCAATCCCACAATTTTTAATGGTGTTCTCAATGTGGAAAATTAGGGGGAAGCTTGAATGTTGGGATGTCGACTTCAAGAATTTGCACCTGCACTCACCAAAGAAATCCAATACACATAAGTTACATGATTGGGATTAAGTGAGACTGGTTATATTGAGGCATACTAGATAACACCTATAGTGCACATTGAACATGGATGCATATCTTCAAATTGCCGCATTCTAGAAGGCCAAATCCAAAGCTATACCACATTATTCACCCGCCAAAGCAACGGTGTTGCCTGTATCTAATTAAACATGGATCTAGGAAGAGAGCAATTCGTAATAATCCAATTATCTTACACAACAACTAAATAATGGAGAGCCACTATTATGGTCTCGTTATAGAATGCAAGctttcatttaatcaaatttccAATCACTCATTAATTGCAATTCGTCTTGATGAGCATCATagaagtaaaaaggaaaaaataagcaagggaattttatttatatttattttaaaatactatggaaaagtaacaaaaaagtcataaacctattgcatttatatcaattcaatcataaacttttttaattggtcaaatttagtcctaaattgagtacatccaatcaattttggctagaaatcattGACGTGAATGCCGGCCGTCCTATGTAGTATATTTGGCAccatgtcaacatttttaataatattctaataaaattttaaa
Protein-coding regions in this window:
- the LOC108959593 gene encoding probable LRR receptor-like serine/threonine-protein kinase At3g47570: MEDSWPYISYRTLLKATDGFSSMNLIGVGSFGSVYKGIIEENGTTVAVKVLHLVHRGALKSFTAECEALKNIRHRNLLKILTICSGIDYQQNDFKALVYEYMEKGSLERWLHPNPTPSHRNEPAQKLNFSHRINVAIGVASALDYLHHQCHIPIVHCDLKPGNILLDADMVAHVGDFGLAKFLLGSSIDNVANQMSSMGIRGTIGYAPPEYAMGCEVSREGDIYSYGILLLEMFTGLSPTDDIFRDNLTIHSFVAEALPERVMEITDCILLQERENHLSTSSHRHWLSESDGIFQECLVTVYNIGVTCSDEMPGRRMSMSGAANQLQKIREKLFARGLHGQK